In Akkermansia muciniphila, one DNA window encodes the following:
- a CDS encoding succinate dehydrogenase/fumarate reductase iron-sulfur subunit yields MAKTLNLTLKVWRQENRDAKGRIETYAAKDIPVDASFLEMLDIVNEGLVKEGKEPIHFDHDCREGICGMCSLTINGIPHGPERQVTTCQLHMRKFKDGDTVWIEPFRAKAFPILRDLMVDRSALDRIIAAGGYIDVRTGSAPNANNIAVEKVKADAAFDAAACIGCGACVASCKNASAMLFTSAKIAHLNLLPQGQPERSKRVLAMMKQMEAEGFGNCTNQYECEAACPKGISVDNIARLNRDFMRANAKEGLCF; encoded by the coding sequence ATGGCTAAAACACTCAATCTCACTCTCAAGGTCTGGCGCCAGGAAAACCGTGACGCCAAGGGCCGCATTGAGACCTATGCCGCCAAGGACATTCCGGTGGACGCCTCCTTCCTGGAAATGCTGGACATCGTCAATGAAGGTCTGGTCAAGGAAGGCAAGGAACCCATCCATTTTGACCACGACTGCCGGGAAGGCATCTGTGGCATGTGCTCCCTGACCATCAACGGCATTCCCCACGGGCCGGAACGCCAGGTAACCACCTGCCAGCTTCACATGCGCAAATTCAAGGACGGCGACACCGTCTGGATCGAACCCTTCCGCGCGAAGGCTTTCCCCATCCTGCGGGACCTGATGGTGGACCGTTCCGCCCTGGACCGCATCATCGCCGCCGGCGGCTACATTGACGTGCGCACCGGCTCCGCGCCGAACGCCAACAACATCGCCGTGGAAAAAGTGAAGGCGGACGCCGCCTTTGACGCCGCCGCCTGCATCGGCTGCGGCGCCTGCGTGGCCTCCTGCAAAAACGCCTCCGCCATGCTGTTCACGTCCGCCAAGATCGCTCATCTCAATCTGCTGCCGCAGGGCCAGCCGGAACGCTCCAAGCGCGTCCTGGCCATGATGAAGCAGATGGAAGCGGAAGGCTTCGGCAACTGCACGAACCAGTACGAATGTGAAGCCGCCTGCCCGAAAGGCATCAGCGTGGACAACATCGCCCGCCTCAACCGCGACTTCATGCGGGCCAACGCCAAGGAAGGCCTCTGCTTCTAA
- a CDS encoding fumarate reductase/succinate dehydrogenase flavoprotein subunit, with translation MINFPVSDWMPDAKIPSGPIQDKWSKYKLESKLINPNNKRKYTVLVVGSGLAGASAAATLAELGYNVKCFCYQDSPRRAHSIAAQGGINAAKNYQNDGDSVYRLFYDTVKGGDFRAREANVYRLAEVSSNIIDQCVAQGVPFGREYGGLLDNRSFGGAQLKRTFYARGQTGQQLLLGAYQALEKEVAKGHIEMFSRHEMMDLVLVDGEAKGIVTRNLVTGEIKSYAGDTVLLCTGGYGNVFFLSTNAMGCNVTAAYKAYKRGAFFANPCFTQIHPTCIPVKGDYQSKLTLMSESLRNSGRIWVPKSRETAEKIRKKEIKPSDVPEEERDYYLERKYPSFGNLAPRDISSRAAKEACDDGRGVAITGKGVFLDFADEIKRMGREWIDGQYGNLFDMYEEITDDDPHETPMMIYPASHYTMGGLWVDYNLMSNVKGLHVLGEANFSDHGANRLGASALMQGLSDGYFVIPATLPAYLTTTKPGAVTTASPEFKAAEDEVKERINKLLSVKGTKTVDSFHRELGLIMWEDCGMARTEESLTHAIERIPQLRKEFWENVRVTGTADGINAELEKACRVADFLEFAQLLCYDALNRQESCGAHFRVEYQLPDGEAKRNDDEYAYVAAWEYTGVDSLPVLHKEPLTFENVHLAIRSYK, from the coding sequence ATGATTAATTTTCCCGTAAGCGACTGGATGCCGGATGCCAAAATTCCCTCCGGCCCTATTCAGGACAAATGGTCCAAGTACAAGCTTGAGTCCAAACTGATCAATCCGAACAACAAACGCAAATACACGGTTCTTGTGGTAGGTTCCGGCCTGGCCGGCGCCTCCGCCGCCGCCACGCTCGCCGAACTTGGCTACAACGTCAAATGCTTCTGCTACCAGGACAGCCCCCGCCGCGCCCACTCCATTGCGGCCCAGGGCGGCATCAACGCGGCCAAGAACTACCAGAACGACGGCGACTCCGTTTACCGCCTGTTTTACGACACCGTCAAGGGCGGCGACTTCCGCGCCCGTGAAGCCAACGTTTACCGCCTGGCGGAAGTCTCCTCCAACATCATTGACCAGTGCGTGGCCCAGGGCGTTCCCTTTGGCCGTGAATACGGCGGCCTGCTGGATAACCGCTCCTTCGGCGGCGCCCAGCTCAAGCGCACCTTCTACGCACGCGGGCAGACGGGCCAGCAGCTCCTGCTGGGTGCTTACCAGGCCCTGGAAAAGGAAGTGGCCAAAGGACACATTGAAATGTTCTCCCGCCACGAAATGATGGATCTGGTGCTGGTGGACGGCGAAGCCAAGGGCATCGTCACCCGCAATCTGGTCACCGGTGAAATCAAGTCCTACGCAGGGGATACCGTCCTGCTCTGCACGGGCGGCTACGGCAACGTGTTCTTCCTGTCCACCAACGCGATGGGCTGCAACGTCACCGCCGCCTACAAGGCCTACAAGCGCGGCGCTTTCTTCGCCAACCCCTGCTTCACGCAAATCCACCCCACCTGCATTCCGGTCAAGGGCGACTACCAGTCCAAGCTGACGCTGATGTCGGAATCCCTCCGCAACAGCGGCCGCATCTGGGTGCCCAAGTCCCGTGAAACCGCGGAAAAAATCCGCAAAAAGGAAATCAAGCCTTCCGATGTTCCCGAAGAAGAACGGGACTACTACCTGGAACGCAAGTATCCCTCCTTCGGCAACCTGGCTCCGCGCGACATTTCCTCCCGCGCCGCCAAGGAAGCCTGCGACGACGGCCGCGGCGTGGCCATCACCGGCAAGGGCGTCTTCCTGGACTTTGCGGATGAAATCAAGCGCATGGGCCGCGAATGGATTGACGGCCAGTACGGCAACCTGTTTGACATGTACGAAGAAATCACGGACGACGACCCTCATGAAACGCCCATGATGATTTACCCCGCCTCCCACTACACCATGGGCGGCCTGTGGGTGGACTATAACCTCATGTCCAACGTAAAGGGGCTGCACGTCCTCGGTGAAGCCAACTTCTCCGACCACGGCGCCAACCGCCTGGGAGCCTCCGCCCTGATGCAGGGCCTGTCTGACGGCTACTTCGTCATCCCCGCCACGCTGCCCGCCTACCTGACGACTACCAAGCCGGGCGCCGTCACCACCGCCTCCCCGGAATTCAAGGCTGCGGAAGACGAGGTGAAGGAACGCATCAACAAACTCCTGAGCGTAAAGGGCACCAAGACGGTGGACTCCTTCCACCGGGAACTGGGCCTCATCATGTGGGAAGACTGCGGCATGGCCCGTACGGAAGAAAGCCTGACCCACGCCATTGAACGCATTCCCCAGCTCCGCAAGGAATTCTGGGAAAACGTGCGCGTAACCGGCACGGCGGACGGCATCAACGCGGAACTGGAAAAAGCCTGCCGCGTGGCCGACTTCCTGGAATTCGCCCAGCTGCTCTGCTATGACGCCCTGAACCGTCAGGAATCCTGCGGCGCGCACTTCCGCGTGGAATACCAGCTGCCGGACGGCGAAGCCAAGCGCAACGACGATGAATACGCCTACGTAGCCGCCTGGGAATACACTGGCGTGGACAGCCTGCCTGTTCTCCACAAGGAACCGCTGACCTTCGAGAACGTGCACCTTGCCATCCGCAGCTACAAGTAA
- a CDS encoding succinate dehydrogenase cytochrome b subunit: MTSSIGRKIIVALTGLCLVLFLAGHLAGNLLIFGGPEWINTYAHGLHSMPEAALWGIRAGLGVIFIIHVWLTIQLKLENNAAREPYVFKNTIKATLSSRYMIYTGLTVLVFLVYHLYQYTLRVGYDPAQFTTFISDGTVETFDVYKMIVAGFSNVWCSAFYILAVLMLFSHLRHGVQSIFQTVGVDSRKIRPLYNFVAIAYGAIICLGFISVPVSVLLGIIK; this comes from the coding sequence GTGACATCCTCCATCGGCCGCAAAATCATTGTGGCTCTGACGGGGTTATGTTTGGTCTTGTTCCTTGCGGGACACCTGGCAGGCAACCTTCTCATTTTCGGAGGCCCTGAATGGATCAACACCTATGCCCACGGCCTGCACTCCATGCCGGAAGCAGCCCTCTGGGGCATTCGCGCGGGGCTTGGGGTGATCTTCATCATCCACGTCTGGCTGACTATCCAGCTGAAGCTGGAAAACAATGCGGCCCGCGAACCCTACGTGTTCAAGAACACCATCAAGGCGACGCTCTCCTCCCGCTACATGATTTACACCGGCCTGACCGTCCTGGTGTTCCTGGTCTACCACCTGTACCAGTACACCCTGCGCGTGGGATATGACCCCGCCCAGTTCACCACCTTCATTTCCGACGGCACGGTGGAAACCTTTGACGTGTACAAAATGATCGTGGCCGGATTCTCCAACGTATGGTGCTCCGCCTTCTACATCCTGGCCGTTCTGATGCTGTTCAGCCACCTGCGCCACGGGGTGCAGTCCATCTTCCAGACTGTGGGCGTCGATTCCCGCAAAATCCGGCCTCTTTACAACTTTGTCGCCATCGCCTACGGCGCGATTATCTGCCTGGGCTTCATCTCCGTGCCGGTCTCGGTTCTTCTGGGCATCATCAAATAA
- a CDS encoding TatD family hydrolase: MAFIEPHIHMVCRTTDEYRAMAQAGCLAVGEPAFWAGYDRSSVDGFRDYFVQLTEGEPARAAKFGMDHYTWLCINPKEAQDVAFAREVMTLIPEFIDRPNVLGIGEIGLNRNTSHEMTIFEEHLDLAVRLNQLVLIHTPHLEDKLKGTRMILSALKNRPDLDPGRVLVDHCEEHTFPLVKEAGYWAGLTLYPTSKLNPKRAADILEIYGMERVWANSAADWGDSNPLALTALACELRKRGFSRREAERLLLDNPEAFMGQSPKFRKVSSR; this comes from the coding sequence ATGGCTTTTATCGAACCTCATATACATATGGTGTGCCGTACCACGGACGAATACCGGGCCATGGCGCAGGCGGGCTGCCTGGCGGTAGGGGAGCCGGCGTTCTGGGCCGGTTACGACCGTTCGTCCGTGGACGGTTTCCGGGATTATTTCGTACAGCTTACGGAAGGCGAACCCGCCAGGGCGGCCAAGTTCGGCATGGACCATTACACATGGCTGTGCATCAATCCCAAAGAGGCTCAAGACGTGGCCTTTGCACGGGAGGTAATGACGCTCATTCCGGAGTTTATTGACCGGCCCAATGTCCTCGGCATCGGGGAAATAGGGCTGAACCGGAATACTTCCCATGAAATGACCATTTTTGAAGAGCATCTGGATCTGGCGGTGCGCCTCAACCAGCTTGTGCTGATTCACACTCCCCATCTGGAAGACAAGCTGAAGGGGACCAGGATGATTCTTTCCGCCCTGAAAAACCGCCCGGATCTGGATCCCGGCCGCGTGCTGGTGGACCACTGCGAGGAACATACCTTCCCGCTGGTGAAGGAGGCCGGCTACTGGGCCGGACTGACTCTTTATCCCACCAGCAAACTGAATCCCAAGCGGGCGGCGGATATTCTGGAAATATATGGGATGGAGCGCGTCTGGGCCAATTCCGCGGCGGACTGGGGGGATTCCAATCCCCTGGCGCTGACGGCCCTGGCCTGCGAGCTCCGCAAGCGCGGTTTTTCCCGCCGGGAGGCGGAGCGGCTCCTTCTGGACAATCCGGAGGCGTTTATGGGCCAGTCCCCGAAGTTTCGGAAAGTGTCGTCCCGCTAG
- a CDS encoding PEP-CTERM sorting domain-containing protein, whose protein sequence is MKKLLSTLILSAGMSLSATADTGLLDSSIVGYSDFSSLTADFGTLKDSVTLTQGADNLMLSGVNFSTPAASNRNNMTVTMVLDLGKINTPQTYTALFNAKGGSTSWGAGVNTDRKLQGLWNNAAYASPIASTPLGTEGLLTISVVTGDIGSRIYAGANDNYYSSPGLKFSSATIDQILFDTQLSDAIQQLYVHDSCLSQDQVGQLMSEIASIPEPATATLGLLGLAALMVRRRRA, encoded by the coding sequence ATGAAGAAATTATTATCCACTCTGATTCTTTCTGCCGGCATGAGCCTGAGCGCTACTGCGGATACCGGCCTGCTGGATAGTTCCATCGTGGGATATTCGGACTTCTCCTCCCTGACGGCGGATTTCGGCACTCTGAAGGATTCCGTTACCCTCACGCAAGGCGCCGACAATCTGATGTTAAGCGGGGTGAATTTTAGCACTCCGGCTGCAAGCAATCGCAATAACATGACCGTGACCATGGTCCTGGACCTGGGCAAAATCAACACGCCGCAGACCTATACCGCCCTGTTCAACGCCAAAGGCGGAAGCACAAGCTGGGGTGCGGGCGTGAATACGGATCGTAAACTCCAGGGATTATGGAACAATGCCGCATATGCCTCTCCTATCGCGTCAACTCCGCTGGGCACGGAAGGACTCCTGACCATCTCTGTAGTCACCGGAGATATCGGCTCCCGCATCTATGCTGGCGCCAACGATAACTATTATTCCTCCCCTGGCCTGAAATTCAGCAGCGCGACTATCGACCAGATTCTGTTTGATACCCAACTGTCCGACGCCATCCAACAGCTCTACGTTCATGACTCCTGCCTTTCCCAGGACCAGGTAGGTCAGCTGATGAGTGAAATCGCCAGCATTCCGGAACCCGCCACGGCCACGCTGGGCCTGCTGGGGCTGGCTGCGCTGATGGTGCGCCGCCGCAGAGCATAA
- a CDS encoding formylglycine-generating enzyme family protein: protein MRGIFFVSCFLGGSALLAGCREENSPRPATEDAARITSARQWGESRSALQKRELDRAAGASLPVPDDLPSRELVGTTRQIHHLIEASGNPAHAESYTETVPAAGASLRMVAIPGGTFLMGSPAEEPHRKPDEGPRHEVSVSPFWISETEIPWELYTAFMENGRPRAKDGQLLEEQPDDELWDFVTQPTAPYTAMNLGMGHGYEHGLPAISMSHHAASKFCEWLSAQTGHYYRLPTEAEWEYACRAGSPGAYSYGNGEAPLDQYGWYWNNSNDRYQKTGSKKPNKWGLRDMHGNVAEWVLDSYVPDAYGKRSGLPAKDPLVIVPGAPHTVRGGSWEDDPDGLRSAARRASDPAWNRQDPQNPKSIWYLTDGGMIGFRVVRPMNIPDVMTMHRLWNFSKGEP, encoded by the coding sequence ATGCGCGGCATTTTCTTTGTTTCCTGCTTTCTGGGAGGAAGCGCCCTGCTGGCCGGGTGCCGGGAAGAAAATTCCCCCCGCCCGGCCACGGAAGATGCCGCGCGCATTACCAGCGCGCGCCAGTGGGGGGAAAGCCGTTCCGCGCTGCAAAAGCGGGAACTGGACCGCGCTGCCGGCGCTTCCCTTCCCGTCCCGGATGACCTGCCGTCCCGGGAACTGGTCGGCACGACGCGCCAAATCCATCATCTCATTGAAGCTTCCGGAAATCCGGCACATGCTGAATCCTACACGGAAACGGTGCCTGCGGCGGGAGCTTCCCTGCGCATGGTCGCCATACCGGGAGGAACGTTCCTTATGGGAAGTCCCGCGGAAGAGCCGCACCGGAAACCGGACGAAGGTCCGCGGCATGAAGTGAGCGTCTCCCCCTTCTGGATCTCGGAAACGGAAATCCCCTGGGAACTTTATACGGCCTTCATGGAAAACGGACGTCCGCGCGCCAAGGACGGCCAGCTTCTGGAGGAACAGCCGGATGACGAGCTCTGGGACTTCGTGACGCAGCCCACCGCCCCCTACACCGCCATGAACCTGGGCATGGGCCACGGCTATGAACACGGTCTGCCCGCCATCTCCATGTCCCATCACGCCGCCAGCAAATTCTGCGAATGGCTGAGCGCCCAGACCGGGCATTACTACCGTCTGCCCACGGAAGCGGAATGGGAATACGCCTGCCGGGCCGGCTCCCCCGGCGCCTACTCTTACGGCAATGGAGAAGCCCCCCTGGACCAGTACGGCTGGTACTGGAACAACTCCAATGACCGCTATCAGAAAACAGGCTCCAAAAAACCGAATAAGTGGGGCCTCCGGGACATGCACGGAAATGTGGCGGAATGGGTTTTGGACTCCTACGTTCCGGATGCCTACGGCAAGCGGAGCGGCCTGCCCGCGAAAGACCCCCTGGTCATCGTCCCCGGAGCCCCCCACACCGTGCGCGGCGGTTCGTGGGAAGACGACCCGGACGGTCTGCGAAGCGCGGCGCGGCGCGCCAGCGACCCCGCCTGGAACCGCCAGGACCCCCAAAACCCTAAAAGCATCTGGTACCTGACGGACGGAGGCATGATCGGGTTCCGCGTGGTGCGCCCCATGAACATTCCGGACGTCATGACGATGCACCGCCTCTGGAATTTCTCCAAAGGGGAGCCGTAA
- the fabG gene encoding 3-oxoacyl-[acyl-carrier-protein] reductase — protein MQKLAGKTAIVTGAGRGIGNAVARRFASEGARVILISRSPSSCGGAAEEINREFPDSCKAYPCDVADYAAVQETMAAILKDFPQIDILVNNAGITRDTLMLRMKEEDWDAVLDTNLKSAFNTVKALQRVLMKSSAGRIINMSSVIGLVGNIGQANYAASKAGLIGFTKSLAQEFAPRKVTCNAIAPGFISTEMSNAIPDNLKEEIVKKIPLKEQGSVEDIAALTAFLASDDARYITGQVIACDGGMTM, from the coding sequence ATGCAAAAGTTAGCAGGTAAAACAGCCATCGTTACCGGCGCGGGCCGCGGAATCGGCAATGCCGTCGCGCGCCGCTTCGCTTCGGAAGGAGCCAGGGTCATCCTGATCAGCCGCAGCCCGTCCAGCTGCGGGGGAGCCGCAGAAGAGATCAACAGGGAATTTCCGGACTCCTGCAAGGCCTACCCCTGCGACGTAGCGGATTACGCGGCCGTTCAGGAAACCATGGCCGCCATTTTGAAAGACTTCCCGCAGATTGACATCCTGGTGAACAACGCCGGCATCACGAGGGACACCCTGATGCTCCGCATGAAGGAGGAAGACTGGGACGCCGTTCTGGACACCAACCTGAAAAGCGCGTTCAATACGGTCAAGGCCCTCCAGCGCGTTCTGATGAAATCCTCGGCCGGGCGCATCATCAACATGAGCTCCGTCATCGGCCTCGTCGGCAACATCGGCCAGGCCAATTACGCTGCTTCCAAGGCGGGTCTCATCGGCTTCACCAAATCCCTGGCCCAGGAATTCGCTCCGCGCAAAGTCACGTGCAACGCTATTGCTCCCGGCTTCATCTCCACGGAAATGTCCAACGCCATTCCCGACAATCTCAAGGAAGAAATCGTTAAGAAAATTCCTTTGAAGGAACAAGGCTCCGTGGAAGACATCGCCGCCCTGACGGCCTTCCTGGCCTCTGACGATGCCCGTTACATTACCGGACAGGTCATTGCCTGCGACGGGGGCATGACCATGTAG